In the Mycolicibacter sp. MU0102 genome, one interval contains:
- a CDS encoding urea amidolyase associated protein UAAP2 has translation MTSPSQASQLISDPVVAARAPWSAVVRAGDLLQIIDLHGNQAVDCLLYDAADHTRRYSAQATVAAARNIFLSTGSVLRSADGTALMTVVADDVGNHDTIAGACSQESNTLRYGHHTAHQHACVENFLAEGARWGLGKRDIVSNINWFMNVPVEADGTLGIVDGLSAPGKSLTLRAETDTLVLVSNCPQINNPCNGFAPTPVRMVISRT, from the coding sequence ATGACCAGCCCATCTCAGGCCTCGCAGCTCATCTCCGATCCGGTGGTGGCGGCCCGGGCGCCCTGGTCGGCAGTGGTGCGCGCCGGAGATCTGCTGCAGATCATCGATCTGCACGGAAACCAGGCGGTGGACTGCCTGCTCTACGACGCCGCCGACCACACCCGCCGGTACAGCGCCCAGGCCACCGTCGCCGCCGCGCGCAACATCTTCTTGAGCACCGGCTCGGTGCTGCGCAGCGCCGACGGCACCGCCCTGATGACCGTCGTCGCCGACGACGTCGGCAACCACGACACCATCGCCGGAGCCTGCTCGCAGGAATCCAACACCCTGCGCTACGGGCACCACACCGCCCACCAGCACGCCTGCGTGGAGAATTTCCTCGCCGAGGGGGCCCGGTGGGGCCTGGGTAAACGCGACATCGTCTCCAACATCAACTGGTTCATGAACGTCCCCGTCGAAGCCGACGGCACGCTGGGCATCGTCGACGGTCTCTCGGCCCCGGGCAAGAGCCTGACGCTGCGTGCGGAGACCGACACCCTGGTGCTGGTGTCGAACTGCCCGCAGATCAACAACCCGTGCAACGGCTTTGCCCCGACACCGGTGCGGATGGTGATCAGCCGAACATGA
- a CDS encoding pyruvate carboxylase, which translates to MISKVLVANRGEIAVRAFRAAVELGVGTVAVYPYEDRNSLHRLKADESYQIGEEGHPVRAYLSVDEIVGTALRCGADAMYPGYGFLSENPRLAQACADAGITFVGPSAAVLALAGNKSRAVAAAREAGLPVLASSAPSSSVEELLAAAQDMTFPLFVKAVAGGGGRGMRRVADIDALADAVEAASREADSAFGDPHVYLEQAVLNPRHIEVQILADNHGNVIHLYERDCSVQRRHQKVVELAPAPNLDPALREKICTDAVAFARHIGYTCAGTVEFLVDERGHHVFIEMNPRIQVEHTVTEEITDVDLVSSQLRIAAGESLADLGLSQESITLHGAALQCRITTEDPANGFRPDTGRISAYRSPGGAGIRLDGGTNLGAEISAHFDSMLVKLTCRGKDFPTAVKRARRAIAEFRIRGVATNIPFLQAVLDDPDFSAGRITTSFIDERPQLLTARSSADRGTKILNYLADITVNSPHGTRPSAVYPRDKLPELDLSVPPPAGSKQRLVELGPEGFARWLRESRAVGVTDTTFRDAHQSLLATRVRTSGLVKVAPYVAHTMSQLLSVECWGGATYDVALRFLKEDPWERLAALREALPNICLQMLLRGRNTVGYTPYPELVTSAFVQEATETGIDIFRIFDALNNVDSMLPAIDAVRETGSAVAEVAMCYTGDLSSPGETLYTLDYYLRLAEQIVNAGAHVLAIKDMAGLLRPSAATTLVSALRNRFDLPIHVHTHDTAGGQLASYVAAWQAGADAVDGAAAPLAGTTSQPALSSIIAAAAQTDYDTGISLDAVGDLEPYWEALRKVYAPFESGLAAPTGRVYRHEIPGGQLSNLHQQAKALGLADRFEDVENNYAAADAVLGRLIKVTPSSKVVGDLALALVGAGVSADEFAADPSRVDIPDSVIGFLRGELGDPAGGWPEPLRTKALEGRGPAREMQQLSADDEAVLAKSGPQRQARLNRLLFPGPTKEFESHRELYGDISRLSANQFFYGLRQGEEHRVKLERGVELLIGLEAISEPDERGMRTVMCIINGQLRPVEVRDRSIASEVPIAEKADRTKPGHVAAPFAGVVTIGVAEGEKVSAGQTVATIEAMKMEAAITAPADGTVARIAVAETAQVEGGDLLVVLS; encoded by the coding sequence GTGATCTCCAAAGTGCTGGTTGCCAACCGCGGAGAGATCGCTGTCCGCGCGTTCCGGGCCGCCGTCGAACTCGGGGTCGGCACAGTGGCGGTCTACCCGTATGAGGACCGCAACTCGCTGCACCGGCTCAAGGCCGACGAGTCCTACCAGATCGGCGAAGAAGGCCATCCGGTACGCGCGTACCTGTCAGTCGACGAGATCGTCGGCACCGCGCTACGTTGCGGAGCTGACGCCATGTACCCCGGCTACGGTTTCCTTTCGGAAAATCCCCGACTGGCGCAGGCCTGTGCGGATGCGGGCATCACCTTCGTCGGTCCCAGCGCGGCAGTGCTGGCGCTGGCCGGCAACAAGTCTCGCGCGGTAGCCGCCGCGCGGGAGGCGGGACTGCCCGTGCTGGCGTCGTCGGCGCCCTCGTCCTCGGTCGAGGAACTGCTCGCCGCCGCCCAAGACATGACGTTCCCGCTGTTCGTCAAGGCGGTCGCCGGTGGCGGTGGGCGCGGGATGCGCCGGGTCGCCGACATCGACGCGCTGGCAGACGCGGTCGAAGCGGCCAGTCGAGAAGCGGATTCGGCGTTCGGCGATCCGCACGTCTACCTCGAGCAGGCGGTACTCAACCCGCGCCACATCGAGGTGCAGATCCTGGCCGACAACCACGGCAACGTGATCCACCTCTACGAGCGTGACTGCAGCGTGCAGCGCCGGCATCAGAAAGTCGTCGAATTGGCGCCGGCGCCCAATCTCGATCCGGCTCTGCGCGAGAAGATCTGCACGGATGCCGTGGCATTCGCGCGCCATATCGGCTACACCTGCGCGGGAACCGTGGAGTTCTTGGTCGACGAGCGCGGCCACCATGTGTTCATCGAGATGAACCCGCGCATCCAGGTGGAGCACACCGTCACCGAAGAGATCACCGACGTCGATCTGGTGTCATCCCAACTGCGGATCGCCGCCGGTGAGTCGCTGGCGGACCTGGGCCTCTCGCAGGAATCGATCACCCTGCATGGGGCGGCGCTGCAATGCCGGATCACCACCGAAGACCCGGCCAACGGATTCCGGCCCGACACCGGACGTATCAGCGCCTACCGCAGCCCGGGCGGGGCGGGCATCCGGCTGGATGGCGGCACCAACCTCGGTGCGGAGATCAGCGCGCACTTCGATTCGATGCTGGTCAAGTTGACCTGTCGCGGTAAGGATTTCCCCACCGCGGTGAAGCGGGCGCGCCGGGCGATCGCGGAATTCCGGATCCGTGGGGTCGCCACCAACATCCCGTTCCTGCAAGCCGTACTCGATGACCCGGACTTCTCCGCCGGGCGCATCACCACCTCGTTCATCGACGAGCGCCCACAGCTGCTGACCGCGCGTTCCTCGGCCGACCGCGGCACCAAGATCTTGAACTACCTGGCGGATATCACCGTCAACAGCCCGCACGGCACCCGGCCGTCGGCGGTGTACCCGCGGGACAAGCTGCCCGAGCTGGATCTGTCGGTGCCGCCGCCGGCGGGTTCCAAACAACGGCTGGTCGAGCTGGGACCAGAGGGGTTCGCCCGCTGGCTGCGGGAGTCGCGTGCGGTCGGGGTCACCGACACCACGTTCCGGGACGCCCACCAGTCGCTGTTGGCCACCCGGGTGCGCACCAGTGGGTTGGTCAAGGTGGCGCCGTACGTGGCCCACACCATGTCGCAACTGCTGTCGGTCGAGTGCTGGGGCGGCGCGACATACGATGTGGCGCTGCGGTTTTTGAAGGAAGACCCTTGGGAGCGGCTGGCCGCGCTGCGCGAGGCGCTGCCCAACATCTGTCTGCAGATGCTGCTGCGCGGGCGCAACACGGTCGGGTATACCCCATATCCGGAGTTGGTGACCTCTGCGTTCGTCCAGGAGGCGACCGAGACCGGTATCGACATCTTCCGGATCTTCGACGCGCTCAACAACGTCGACTCGATGCTTCCGGCCATTGACGCAGTGCGTGAAACCGGCAGTGCGGTAGCCGAAGTCGCCATGTGTTACACCGGCGATCTGAGCAGTCCGGGTGAAACGCTCTACACCCTGGACTATTACCTGCGGCTCGCCGAGCAGATCGTGAACGCCGGCGCCCACGTGCTGGCGATCAAGGACATGGCCGGCCTGTTGCGCCCCTCCGCGGCAACCACATTGGTGAGCGCGTTGCGCAATCGCTTCGATCTGCCCATCCACGTACACACCCACGATACCGCGGGTGGTCAGCTGGCCAGCTACGTTGCCGCCTGGCAGGCCGGGGCGGACGCCGTCGACGGCGCCGCGGCGCCCCTGGCGGGCACCACCAGCCAACCGGCACTGAGTTCGATCATCGCCGCGGCGGCCCAGACCGACTACGACACCGGGATCTCGCTGGACGCGGTGGGCGACCTGGAGCCTTACTGGGAAGCGCTGCGAAAGGTATACGCGCCGTTCGAGTCCGGGCTGGCCGCACCGACCGGGCGGGTATACCGCCACGAGATTCCCGGTGGCCAGCTGTCCAACCTGCACCAGCAGGCCAAGGCACTGGGGCTGGCGGACCGGTTCGAGGACGTCGAGAACAACTACGCCGCCGCGGATGCCGTACTCGGTCGGCTGATCAAGGTGACCCCGAGCTCGAAGGTGGTCGGCGATCTGGCGCTGGCCCTGGTCGGTGCCGGCGTGAGCGCCGACGAGTTCGCCGCCGACCCGTCCCGAGTCGATATCCCGGACTCGGTGATCGGCTTCCTGCGCGGCGAGCTGGGCGACCCGGCCGGTGGCTGGCCGGAGCCGTTGCGGACCAAGGCCCTGGAGGGTCGCGGCCCAGCACGGGAGATGCAGCAGCTCTCGGCCGATGACGAGGCGGTGTTGGCAAAGTCTGGCCCGCAACGCCAGGCCCGCCTCAACCGCCTGCTGTTCCCCGGCCCCACAAAGGAATTCGAGTCGCATCGGGAACTCTACGGCGACATCTCGCGATTGTCGGCCAACCAGTTCTTCTATGGGCTGCGTCAAGGCGAGGAGCACCGGGTCAAGCTGGAGCGTGGGGTGGAGCTGCTGATCGGGCTCGAGGCCATCTCCGAGCCGGACGAACGCGGCATGCGGACCGTCATGTGCATCATCAACGGTCAACTGCGACCGGTCGAGGTCCGTGACCGTAGCATCGCCAGCGAAGTGCCGATTGCCGAAAAGGCCGACCGCACCAAGCCGGGCCATGTCGCGGCCCCGTTTGCCGGTGTGGTCACCATCGGGGTGGCCGAGGGGGAGAAGGTCAGCGCCGGACAGACCGTGGCCACCATCGAGGCGATGAAGATGGAGGCGGCCATCACCGCACCGGCCGACGGCACCGTCGCGCGGATCGCCGTTGCCGAGACCGCACAGGTCGAAGGCGGAGACCTGCTGGTGGTGCTGAGCTGA
- a CDS encoding 5-oxoprolinase/urea amidolyase family protein — MIGIEVVSPGMFTTVQDWPGRVGYWHVGVPPSGPMDDLSFRIGNQVLGNPEGAAGLECTKAGPALRFSSPAWVCVTGAAVPVSLDGVAVPQWQSVRIPAGGLLEVGTIAGPGMRCYVLIEGGIAAPEFLGSAATFTQGVFGGHHGRALRESDRLSAVGRDGAPPTLTRAPSQIQPSIGRHWELAVTEGPHAAPEFMTRADMTTLTTTDYTVHFNSDRTGVRLVGPKPRWARPDGGDAGLHPSNIHDTAYSIGALDFTGDTPILLGPDGPSLGGFVCPVTVVRGDRWKLGQLSPGDTVRLVPIRADYAPPTAALSVQRRAALPVVVSRAGDGDDGVLQRYTGRDGTAVTLRRSGDSGVLLEYGPMTLDLALRARVQVLYDQLRERGLPGLTELTPGVRSLQIQFDPEQFSCAEVIDEVAAIDDALPPCDELVVPSRSVRLPLSWDDPGTHEAIRRYMYGVRPDAPWCPSNIEFIRRINGLDDIAQVYDIVFDAQYLVLGLGDIYLGAPVATPLDPRHRLVTTKYNPARTWTPENAVGIGGAYLCIYGIEGPGGYQFVGRTTQVWNHRHATVGLFDPETPWLLRYFDRISFYPVGAEELLELRADMAAGRGRVEITDGEFSLPAYQRFLADHAESIAGFRDQQVAAFTAERNAWHDAGEIARG; from the coding sequence ATGATCGGCATCGAGGTGGTCTCCCCGGGCATGTTCACCACGGTGCAGGACTGGCCCGGGCGCGTCGGCTACTGGCATGTCGGGGTGCCGCCGTCCGGTCCGATGGACGACCTGTCGTTTCGAATCGGCAACCAGGTCCTGGGCAATCCCGAAGGTGCGGCCGGCTTGGAATGCACCAAGGCGGGTCCCGCCCTGCGCTTTTCGAGCCCCGCCTGGGTATGCGTCACCGGTGCCGCGGTACCGGTCAGCCTCGACGGTGTCGCAGTTCCGCAATGGCAGTCGGTGCGGATACCCGCCGGTGGACTGCTCGAGGTCGGCACCATTGCAGGTCCTGGAATGCGCTGCTACGTGCTGATCGAGGGAGGCATCGCCGCGCCGGAATTCCTGGGCAGTGCAGCAACCTTCACCCAAGGTGTGTTCGGCGGACATCACGGACGGGCACTGCGCGAATCGGATCGCCTCAGCGCCGTCGGCCGCGACGGCGCCCCACCGACCCTCACCCGCGCCCCCAGTCAGATCCAGCCCAGCATCGGGCGGCACTGGGAGCTCGCGGTGACCGAAGGGCCGCATGCGGCGCCGGAGTTCATGACCCGCGCCGACATGACCACCCTGACCACCACCGACTACACCGTGCACTTCAACTCCGACCGCACCGGCGTGCGGCTCGTCGGGCCGAAACCACGATGGGCCCGCCCCGACGGCGGCGATGCCGGCCTACACCCGTCCAACATTCACGACACCGCGTACAGCATCGGTGCACTGGACTTCACCGGTGACACCCCGATCCTGCTCGGTCCCGACGGGCCCAGCCTGGGCGGATTCGTCTGCCCGGTGACGGTGGTACGCGGCGACCGATGGAAACTGGGCCAGCTCTCGCCCGGCGACACCGTGCGGCTGGTACCGATCCGCGCCGACTACGCCCCACCGACGGCAGCGTTGAGCGTGCAACGTCGCGCAGCCTTGCCCGTCGTGGTCTCTCGCGCAGGCGACGGCGACGACGGAGTGTTGCAGCGCTACACCGGCCGCGACGGGACGGCCGTTACCCTACGGCGCTCCGGTGACAGCGGAGTTCTGCTCGAATACGGGCCGATGACACTGGATTTGGCGTTGCGGGCGCGGGTACAGGTGCTCTATGACCAACTCCGTGAACGGGGGCTGCCCGGCCTGACCGAACTGACCCCCGGGGTGCGATCACTGCAGATCCAGTTCGACCCCGAGCAGTTCTCGTGCGCCGAGGTGATCGACGAAGTGGCCGCCATCGACGATGCGCTGCCGCCCTGCGATGAACTGGTGGTGCCGAGCCGCTCGGTGCGGCTACCGCTCAGTTGGGACGACCCCGGCACCCACGAGGCCATTCGCCGCTACATGTACGGCGTTCGGCCCGACGCGCCGTGGTGCCCATCCAATATCGAGTTCATCCGGCGCATCAACGGGCTCGATGACATCGCGCAGGTGTACGACATCGTGTTCGACGCCCAGTACCTGGTGCTGGGCCTGGGCGACATCTACCTCGGCGCGCCGGTGGCCACCCCGCTGGACCCCAGACACCGGCTGGTGACCACCAAATACAACCCGGCCCGCACCTGGACCCCGGAGAACGCCGTCGGGATCGGTGGCGCCTACCTGTGCATCTACGGCATCGAGGGACCCGGCGGCTACCAGTTCGTCGGACGCACCACCCAGGTGTGGAACCACCGGCACGCCACCGTGGGCCTGTTCGATCCCGAAACCCCGTGGCTGCTGCGCTACTTCGACCGCATCAGCTTCTATCCGGTCGGAGCCGAGGAGCTCCTGGAACTGCGTGCCGACATGGCGGCCGGGCGTGGCCGGGTGGAGATCACCGACGGTGAATTCTCACTGCCGGCCTACCAGCGATTCCTGGCCGACCACGCCGAAAGCATCGCAGGATTCCGCGACCAACAGGTCGCCGCGTTCACCGCGGAGCGCAATGCGTGGCACGACGCCGGCGAAATCGCCCGTGGTTAG
- a CDS encoding DUF1989 domain-containing protein gives MDNPRTDSTDGARLHARAQAQDASMRIPAAPDGVDTATMIWAESIPASGYATKVLARGSRIRLVDTEGGACANLLLFRAEAPWERLNVADTMKVPWQAYLGVGHPLLSDQGRVLATVVADSSGHHDMLCGPDATGRQLLLLGAIKHGMGIRDVAPSVSLFRGVRVDPVSGALEFTGSAGPGAAIDLLIHLPVVLVVANAAHPLDPDPPATALDVVAWRAGEQLADLVNQDPEYLRAVQNTEAAWAAGTGECS, from the coding sequence ATGGACAACCCACGCACCGATTCCACCGACGGCGCCCGCCTCCACGCGCGCGCTCAGGCGCAGGACGCGTCGATGCGCATCCCGGCGGCCCCGGACGGCGTCGACACGGCGACGATGATCTGGGCCGAGTCGATCCCGGCGAGCGGTTACGCCACCAAGGTGCTGGCCCGCGGCAGCCGGATACGGCTGGTCGATACCGAGGGCGGCGCGTGCGCGAATCTGTTGCTGTTCCGCGCCGAAGCGCCCTGGGAACGGCTCAATGTCGCCGACACCATGAAGGTCCCGTGGCAGGCCTACCTCGGTGTCGGCCATCCGCTGTTGTCCGATCAGGGCCGCGTGCTGGCCACCGTCGTCGCCGACTCCTCGGGGCACCACGACATGCTCTGCGGCCCGGACGCCACTGGCCGGCAACTGCTGCTGTTGGGCGCGATCAAGCACGGCATGGGAATTCGAGATGTGGCACCGTCGGTGTCGCTGTTCCGCGGTGTTCGCGTCGATCCGGTCAGCGGGGCACTGGAATTCACCGGATCCGCGGGACCCGGCGCAGCGATCGACCTGCTGATCCACCTTCCGGTTGTGCTGGTGGTCGCCAATGCCGCGCACCCGCTGGATCCCGACCCGCCTGCAACGGCATTGGACGTAGTTGCCTGGCGGGCTGGCGAGCAGTTGGCCGACCTGGTCAACCAAGATCCGGAATACCTACGCGCGGTGCAGAACACCGAGGCGGCCTGGGCCGCTGGAACGGGGGAGTGCTCATGA
- the coaD gene encoding pantetheine-phosphate adenylyltransferase, producing MSGAVCPGSFDPVTLGHVDILERAAAQFDEVVAAVLVNPSKKGMFTLDERLEMIAEATAHLPNVRAESGQGLVVDFVRERGLTAIVKGLRTGTDFEYELQMAQMNKHIAGVDTFFVATAPRYSFVSSSLAKEVASMGGDVSDLLPEPVNRRLAAKLAAR from the coding sequence ATGAGTGGCGCGGTATGCCCCGGTTCCTTCGACCCGGTGACGTTGGGACATGTCGACATCCTGGAGCGCGCGGCCGCCCAGTTCGACGAGGTGGTGGCCGCCGTTCTGGTCAATCCGTCTAAAAAGGGCATGTTCACCCTGGACGAGCGACTCGAGATGATCGCCGAAGCCACCGCGCATCTGCCCAATGTGCGCGCGGAGTCGGGTCAGGGCTTGGTGGTCGACTTCGTCCGGGAGCGGGGGCTGACCGCGATCGTCAAGGGTCTGCGCACCGGCACCGACTTCGAGTACGAGCTGCAGATGGCCCAGATGAACAAGCACATCGCGGGTGTCGACACGTTTTTCGTGGCGACCGCACCGCGGTATTCGTTCGTGTCGTCGTCGCTGGCAAAGGAAGTGGCATCGATGGGCGGTGATGTCTCCGACCTGTTGCCCGAACCGGTGAACCGCAGGTTGGCCGCCAAGCTGGCCGCGCGCTGA
- a CDS encoding DUF4334 domain-containing protein: MAVQDLFSNVPTSTAQACEIFDAAEAVDPDFMVGTWHGFELPTGHPLDGLLAATGWWGKQFVDAETVHPLLFPTRDGAALWAFNPVLAFSVLGLATKVPALKNRSFLGQINALQPLLRTRSPRARLRTTRYRGVDSATMVYDQAPVNDVFRRLSDDAVIGAMDLRGSSRPYFFVLCRDDSLKLA; this comes from the coding sequence ATGGCTGTCCAGGACTTGTTTTCGAACGTGCCGACGTCCACCGCGCAGGCCTGTGAGATCTTCGACGCCGCCGAGGCGGTCGATCCCGATTTCATGGTCGGGACCTGGCATGGGTTCGAGCTGCCGACCGGCCACCCGCTGGATGGACTGTTGGCGGCCACCGGCTGGTGGGGCAAGCAGTTCGTCGATGCCGAGACGGTTCATCCGCTGCTGTTCCCCACCCGTGACGGGGCCGCGCTGTGGGCGTTCAACCCGGTGCTGGCGTTCAGTGTTCTGGGACTCGCCACGAAGGTGCCTGCGCTGAAGAACCGCTCATTCCTCGGGCAGATCAACGCGTTGCAGCCACTACTGCGGACCCGTTCGCCCCGGGCCCGGCTGCGCACCACCAGATACCGCGGAGTCGACAGCGCCACGATGGTCTATGACCAGGCGCCGGTCAACGATGTCTTCCGCCGGCTCTCCGATGACGCCGTGATCGGCGCGATGGACCTGCGGGGCTCGTCCCGACCTTACTTCTTCGTGTTGTGCCGCGACGATTCGCTCAAATTGGCCTAA
- the rsmD gene encoding 16S rRNA (guanine(966)-N(2))-methyltransferase RsmD gives MTRIVGGAAGGRRLAVPPRGTRPTTDRVREALFNVLDSRMDLTGMSVLDLYAGSGALGLEALSRGAASALFVESDRRAAEVLAANIAALGLAGAVLRRGTVAAVLAGGTETPVDLVLADPPYEVDAAAIDALPGLLTAGGWAGPGTVVVIERATSSPAVAWPQGWEAWPSRRYGDTRLELAELSAPDV, from the coding sequence CTGACTCGCATCGTCGGGGGCGCAGCCGGTGGGCGACGCCTCGCCGTGCCGCCGCGCGGCACCCGGCCAACCACAGATCGGGTGCGCGAGGCGCTGTTCAATGTGCTCGATTCCCGGATGGACCTGACCGGAATGTCGGTGTTGGACCTCTACGCGGGGTCGGGGGCGCTCGGTTTGGAGGCGCTGTCTCGCGGCGCCGCATCGGCACTGTTCGTCGAATCGGACCGCCGCGCCGCCGAGGTACTGGCCGCCAATATTGCCGCACTGGGGCTGGCCGGTGCCGTGCTGCGCCGCGGCACGGTGGCCGCGGTTCTGGCCGGGGGTACCGAGACACCGGTGGACCTGGTGCTGGCCGATCCGCCCTACGAGGTCGATGCGGCCGCGATCGACGCGTTGCCGGGGTTGTTGACCGCCGGCGGTTGGGCGGGCCCGGGCACCGTCGTGGTGATTGAACGGGCCACCTCCAGCCCCGCGGTGGCCTGGCCGCAGGGCTGGGAAGCCTGGCCCTCGCGCCGTTACGGCGACACCCGCCTGGAGCTGGCCGAGCTGTCCGCACCTGACGTGTAG
- a CDS encoding vitamin K epoxide reductase family protein, translated as MTITAPAVESPAQVVPVAPARAWAVLIGGVIGLAASVTLTVEKIKLLTDSGYVPSCNLNPVLSCGSVMVTPQASVLGFPNPLMGIIAFSVVVVTGVLAVAKVPLPQWYWTGLTLGTLVGAGFVHWLIFQSLYRIGALCPYCMVVWAVTLCLLVIFAALASEQGGIRKNLQHLHRWRWTIAALWFIALFLLIFIRFQDYWITLL; from the coding sequence GTGACCATCACGGCTCCGGCGGTCGAATCGCCCGCCCAGGTAGTGCCGGTCGCGCCGGCCCGAGCCTGGGCGGTGCTGATCGGCGGAGTCATCGGGTTGGCTGCCTCGGTCACGCTGACCGTCGAGAAGATCAAGCTGCTCACGGACTCCGGCTACGTGCCGTCGTGCAACCTCAACCCCGTACTGTCCTGCGGATCGGTGATGGTCACCCCGCAGGCTTCCGTGCTGGGGTTCCCCAACCCGCTGATGGGGATCATCGCCTTCAGCGTGGTGGTCGTCACCGGGGTATTGGCCGTCGCGAAAGTTCCATTGCCGCAGTGGTATTGGACTGGGTTGACGCTGGGTACGCTGGTCGGCGCCGGGTTCGTGCACTGGCTGATCTTCCAGAGCCTGTACCGGATCGGCGCGCTGTGCCCGTATTGCATGGTGGTGTGGGCGGTCACGCTGTGCCTGCTGGTGATATTCGCAGCCCTAGCATCTGAGCAGGGTGGTATACGCAAAAATTTGCAGCATTTGCACCGCTGGCGTTGGACCATCGCTGCGTTATGGTTTATCGCGTTATTCCTGTTGATATTTATTCGGTTTCAGGATTACTGGATAACGCTGCTGTAG
- a CDS encoding TetR/AcrR family transcriptional regulator yields the protein MASSRPGRSARDEILDAAAELFTTVGYAATSTRRIAESVGIRQASLYHHFAAKDDILDALLADTVENSVQLAAELLAETGPSAPRLHALVVADTAQLCGGAWNLGTLYLLPELRLERFAAFRQRRGELRSHYQELSRAVIAEYDGPADADDLAFRLVEAVINRRSDDGSCPPDHPWTIAEAALRMLGCTRGFTAMRASTDHRLGRQPQ from the coding sequence GTGGCTTCCAGCAGGCCCGGGCGTAGCGCGCGCGATGAGATCCTCGATGCCGCGGCGGAGCTGTTCACCACCGTCGGCTACGCCGCCACCTCGACCCGGCGCATCGCCGAGAGCGTCGGGATTCGCCAGGCCTCGCTGTATCACCACTTCGCCGCCAAGGACGACATCCTCGACGCCCTACTGGCCGACACCGTCGAGAACTCCGTGCAGCTGGCCGCCGAGCTCCTGGCCGAAACAGGGCCCAGCGCTCCCCGGTTACACGCGCTCGTCGTCGCCGATACCGCGCAACTGTGCGGCGGTGCCTGGAATCTGGGCACGTTGTATCTGCTCCCGGAGCTTCGCCTCGAGCGCTTCGCCGCCTTTCGACAGCGCCGCGGCGAGTTACGCAGCCACTACCAAGAGCTGTCGCGCGCGGTGATCGCCGAGTATGACGGTCCCGCGGATGCCGACGACCTGGCGTTCCGGTTGGTGGAGGCGGTGATCAACCGCCGCTCCGACGACGGCTCCTGCCCGCCGGATCATCCGTGGACCATTGCCGAAGCGGCGTTACGGATGTTGGGCTGCACCAGGGGTTTCACCGCGATGCGCGCCTCGACCGACCACCGCTTGGGGCGGCAGCCTCAGTAG